One window of Triticum dicoccoides isolate Atlit2015 ecotype Zavitan chromosome 5A, WEW_v2.0, whole genome shotgun sequence genomic DNA carries:
- the LOC119300494 gene encoding uncharacterized protein LOC119300494 has product MAAAGDPLQGQACPSQACRPSSRVTASAVTMAASSSPEATTPLKADLRHVSDPSISSLQQFGSRRFDSTRYCVPLRCSGCMHEFDLHKPPVLQEVVDFFNGHGIEDLTFSRGRVKVRLMQCSLASPSVVKGCSYLSAP; this is encoded by the exons ATGGCGGCCGCGGGAGATCCTCTCCAAGGTCAAGCATGTCCAAGCCAAGCCTGCCGGCCATCCTCGCGGGTGACTGCCTCCGCGGTGACGATGGCGGCCTCGTCGTCCCCGGAGGCCACGACGCCCCTCAAGGCCGACCTCCGCCACGTGAGTGATCCGTCGATCTCGTCTCTCCAACAGTTCGGTTCTCGCCGCTTCGATTCCACAAGATATTGTGTACCACTTCG GTGTTCCGGATGCATGCACGAGTTCGACCTGCACAAGCCACCGGTGCTGCAGGAGGTGGTGGATTTCTTCAATGGCCACGGAATCGAGGACTTGACCTTCAGCAGGGGCAGGGTGAAG GTACGGCTCATGCAATGTTCACTCGCTTCGCCGTCAGTTGTCAAGGGCTGCTCATATCTGTCAGCCCCGTAA